In Anomalospiza imberbis isolate Cuckoo-Finch-1a 21T00152 chromosome 26, ASM3175350v1, whole genome shotgun sequence, the following proteins share a genomic window:
- the BCAS2 gene encoding pre-mRNA-splicing factor SPF27: MSGPGLVAGDVVVDALPYFDQGYEAPGVREAAAALVEEETRRYRPTKNYLSYLPAHDYSAFETEIMRNEFERLAARQPLELLSMKRYELPAPSSGQKNDITAWQECVNNSMAQLEHQAVRIENLELMSQHGCNAWKVYNEHLVHMIEQAQKELQKLRKNIQDLNWQRKNMQLTAGAKLREMESTWVSLVSKNYEIERTIVQLENEISQIKQQHGEANKENIQQDFQ; the protein is encoded by the exons ATGTCGGGCCCGGGGCTGGTGGCCGGGGATGTTGTGGTGGATGCGCTGCCCTACTTCGACCAGGGCTACGAGGCGCCGGGCGTGCGGGAGGCG GCCGCGGCGCTGGTGGAGGAGGAGACGCGGCGGTACCGGCCGACCAAGAACTACCTGAGCTACCTGCCCGCGCACGACTACAGCGCCTTCGAG ACCGAGATCATGCGGAACGAGTTCGAGCGCCTGGCGGCCCGgcagcccctggagctgctcagcatGAAGAG GTACGAGCTGCCTGCCCCCTCCTCCGGGCAGAAGAACGACATCACGGCGTGGCAGGAGTGTGTGAACAACTccatggcacagctggagcaccAGGCCGTGCGCATCGAGAACCTGGAGCTCATGTCCCAGCACGGCTGCAACGCCTGGAAGGTGTACAACGA GCACCTGGTTCATATGATAGAGCAAGCCCAGAAAGAGCTTCAGAAATTGAG GAAAAACATTCAGGACCTGAACTGGCAGAGGAAGAACATGCAGCTCACAGCTGGGGCTAAGCTGAGAGAGATGGAATCCAC GTGGGTCTCTCTTGTCAGTAAAAATTACGAGATTGAACGAACTATTGTGcagctggaaaatgaaatttcacaAATCAAGCAGCAGCACGGGGAAGCAAACAAGGAGAATATCCAGCAAGACTTCCAGTGA